The stretch of DNA CCAGATTTGGGGCAATATACCATATTATGGAGCTAGAGATGGATCTCTAGTTAGATTTGGCTTTATGAATAAGCTACCAAAGATAATATTGGTTCTGTTGTGGTGTCTGATGCTTTTCACCGATCGGCAGAATGGGAAACTTTTATCCCAGTTAGAATGGATTGGCAGAGCATACGCTCGACCGTCTCTGCATTCATTCCCCACCCATAGGGGCTGCTGAGAGCATCACTTGGCTTTTTCCAAGAATGAATGTAGTGGTGTTCATGCGTCCTACCTTCTGCTCCATTTTGAAATGGGAATAAAAGTACCCCATTCTACCAATCATTGTGATTCTCAACCCTTGGACCACCACAATTTGTAGGTTATCACCTATCCTAATCCAAATTATCCAAAATATCCTATATCCTGATCCAAATTTCCACTTCTCGTAGGACACACTGTCAATGTGGTCAATGTTTGGCTTCAGCTTGCAGTCCCAGTGTCCTTCATAATTTATAATGTGATGATGTCCTTTATGCCAATGCTTTAACACCGAGCCCTGTCGTACCAAGAGCGCCCTGACACATGCCTGAACAGACAGCCCTGAGTTTGTGCCCTCTTAAAGCTGGCATCTCTACTTACAACTTAGAGAGTTCTTCCACTCTCCTGTGCAGGGTTGTAATCTAAGAAAGACCAAGATAATCATGTGAATAACGGGAATAGTCGGCAAATAGTGTGTCGGTCAGCCCTGAATGCTTCTCCGAATGTAAAGTGTATGTAGCATGAGATACTGAGTGTTCCTCGTGTACCTCGCGAGCTTGAGAATTGCGGCTGTAGTTAAGATTTCTTTCTCTTGGAGGACAAATAAGTCCGTTATTGAGTCATGTTTCAAACTGATTGTATGTATGACTATTGTGTACATGTATGCATGTATTTATGTGTGTGAATACATACACGTGTATgggcacatcatacgaagagagcaatcactggagaagaacatcatggtcagaagaatagacggAACAAGGCGAAAACGAAGACCAGCAAACTGATGGCTTGATCCTATCAAGCTAATAGCAGAGAAGACCTATCTAGACTTGCTTAAGATCTattttcctacagatcgttcatccgtaAAGTCGTTATGGTTCGAGATCGAGCTGATTCGTGCGATTTCTCTACAGGctatatcagaggtccccaactccagtcctcaaggcccaccaacaggtcatgttttcaggatttcctttgcattgcacaggtgatgcaattattacctgggcaaaactaaggaaatcctgaaaacatgacatgtcggtgggccttgaggactggagttggggacctctgggctaTATCACCTCCAAGGCTACGTTCTTAGCTTCTATTGTCAGTTTGGGCTGACAAGACTCCCATTAATGGCACCCAGAGCTCTAGTTTCTGATGCAGAGTACCATATctcctggagagacagatatataaGATAACATACTGTATACATGTGAGTCAATGACCATGATCAGTTCCATCTTGGTTTACTTTGCTGCAACGATTATGATCCCTGTatccatgtgaccactgcagccaatcactggcctctgaGCTTTTATAGAGAGGCATCACCATAGATTCCAACAGGGATCTCTATAGCAGTGGTGCTGAAGTACCGGTGGGGGATTTCAGGAGTAattgtatttttttataattttttctcctGGATCTTTtcctttttgtttcttttttaattgtggacaacccctttaactgttaTTTATAAGATGGAAAATTCAATTAATTGGAATATTCTGCTTAAATAGAAAATATCTTTTTCACACTGCATTTCTTTCACGTTATAATGGCAATGCTAAGAATATATGGATTGCCAAAAGTATTTTGTCATCACTCTGGTTAAGCACCACATGTCAGAGGTAATTCTCTCCTAATATTGTACTTATCACAATTCCAAACTGAATTTTATTATTTATAATAAAACTTTCATTTTGATGGGTTATTGAATATCATTTGAGGCCATGTGTCCACATTGCGGAATAGGGTGCGCATTTTCCCGCACCTTTTTtgtaaaatccacaggtaaaacgcactgcgttttatctgcggatttaccgcggaattcatgcagattttgtgcggatttcacctgcgtttttacacctgcggattcccattatggagcaggtgtaaaccgctgcggaatccgcacaaaaaattgacatgccgcGGAAAAATACAACGTAgcatttctgcgcggtattttccgcaccatgggcactgcggatttcattttccatacgttaacatggtactgtacaacgcatggaaaactgctgcgaatctgcagcggccaatccgctgcggatctgcagcaaaatccgcaacgtgtgcacatagcctgaggcttCATGGGCTCAAAAAGTTGCACGAGTCATGAGAAAATCAAAATATCAATGTGTTCTAATATTCCTTGGGGGGGCTGTTAAATCACAGCTCACAATGCAATTTTTACATGCCTCTAACATTTGGATTAAAGGGGATCTTTCAGctgaaaaaaaattgcttttgcTTTCTTCCAGAAGGAAAACTATTACTATTACAGGTCAGTTAAATTCACTTAAATGTGTCATCTGCAAAACCAGGCACAGCCCATAGACAGGTGgctggggaaaaaaataataatatatatatatatatatgtatatatatatatatatatatatatatatatatacatacacggtatatatatatattattttttccttAAACTTGGAGGAAAATGTTTTGCTAGGAGGAAATAATTCATTGGTTGGTtaatacaagacaaaaatgggtaaTTCATATCCAATATGTAACTCAATCTCTTTTAGTTTTaaaagtgtttgcttttttttagttgTGCTTCATTTGTGACACTGAAAGTTGCCATCTGTATATCTTTCTATttgcagtttatatatatatatatatatatatatatatatatatatatatatatatatatatatatatatatacactgtacatatatatatatatatatatatacatatatatatatatatatatatatatatatatatatatatagtatctcTGCTTCAAGGTTTAGGAAAAGTTTTTGGAAAGCCACAACTAAAAATAAACAAAGTGCAATACTGACagtggacaagagtggcgctgctTCAGGAAAATGAACCAATCTTTTTTTAAATTCCAGACATTTTCATTAGTCTGATTTTATTTTAATGGCGTTGTGAGCCAAATTATGGAATCCAACTTCTTAGTTTTAGCTGAGACTGAGTCAAGTCTAGTACGGCCATGTATATATTAGTAAAATGCAATTATACCTCCAAATCTGGAGATCGGTGTAAAGAGCTGTTATATGACTGGGGTACTACCTGGCAACCCCGTCCTTGCAAGTGATTTTATATATTGTTCTATTTCTATAGAATTCACTCACCTCATATTTCTGTTTCTTGAGCTTCTCTCCCATCTCGAACTTTTCAGACTCTAGTTGGTACAGCCAGTCCCAAAATTCCTTAGCCTTTTCCCTATTACAAACCAGGAAGTGAATCACAATATACTTGAGAGGCCATATATGTGCTAATATTTTTTGGACAATCCCTAATTGTTAGATGACTCCCCTGACAATAAACTGATCACACCATGTCCCCTAGCTTGGATTTTAGCAGTTGGCTGTAAACTTTAGAGATCCTGGTGGTGTTGAATTTTTGTGGAGAACTTCAACAGGGTAAATAAACCATTACACAAAGTCCATTCAGGTCAATCGTATTTGTGTGTGATACAGGACAGGACCGCTCCTCCTCCGCGAGAGATATACTCTGTTTTGTCTCTATCAACACTGGCCAAGAATTCTGCATCATATATTAAAGAGTAACCACTTCTTTTTTTATTCAATTACTGATAGGTATAAATCATTTTTTAATACTCCATTACACTAATTTGCTTCCTTCGATCGTTACCACCATGCTGAAAGTGCTGGCTTGCCTGCCTAGTTCACTCTGTCTTGGTGGCCAATTTGGACTTCAGGTCTAGATAAGATCCATGCTCAGAGCTTCTCTGTTCTCCTCCTTAGGCTCAGACACTATCCCTTGTGTGAGGATAAGGAGATATGGAAACAGAGAGAACATCACTCTCTGAATATTGAAATTATCTTGACCTACAGTTCAAATCGACTACTAAGACCGAATGATCTAGGCAGGCAAGATAGCACTTTATGCATTGGGCAACCAATAGAaggaagcaaaataaagcaatggaGTATGTTACAAAGATTCATAAAAATGGGTTTTCTAAACTAGATACTTGACTAGGAAGCTAAGCTATCTACCACAGATGGTCATGGTCAGAGACATCGGTGGAGTCTACTGGGCTTAAATTGAAAATTTGTAAAAGAGCCTCAACCTAGCATGCACAACTTGTAACATTGGGGTCTTTTGGTAGAAAATTGGGCTTTCAGGAGCACTTAGACACCAAGATCCAGATGTCATTACTACCTCTGACTCTCCAATGGATATACATTTTGTAATGACCATTGAGTCTTAAAATATTAGGAGAGCTTTCAATAAAGAATGGAATATGTGAGTTTCTCATCTGGTGCCTTACATTACCAATGGAAGTCCATTACATACCTGAGTTTGTCCTCACTCATGTGGTCAACATTCAGGGGCTTGCGACGATCTGCCAGAATCTTCTTCTTCTGCTCACGGGCTGTTTGCTTCTTGCCTCTCTTCTGGTCAGCCTGGGGAGgaaatgttgtaaaaaaaagttaaagaacTAAATCTTTTGTACGACGGTATTTAGGTGAATGATCAGCTCTACTTGACATTTTTTACATTATAAGCAACTAAGAATTTATGGGGTAGAACCAGTCGTATAATACAGCCTGAGAAATGGAGATGACCAATGTGGCAGCACTGATCATCAGCCTTGTTGGCTTTTCTGTTGGTTTCTCGTACCTTGGCAAGGTAGCTGCTGTATGAGGCTCCCATGGAGGACAGGGCCTTCTTCTTCTTCATGTCATCCTCAGCACGTCTCAAGGCATCCTGTTCCTCTCTTCTTGCTTTCTCTTCCTGCGCAAAGCATAGATGTGAAGAGGAGAGAAATACATCACATGCACTTATTTTAGTTAGTGACATAGTATGGAAATGGCGAATACACAGGCCTGGTAGACATAAGAGTTTTTCCGGAGTGAGAGGATGAGATGGGACTCACCGCAAGCCTGTTCTGACGCTCCTTCTCTTTCTCTGTTCTGATCCTCTGCTGTTCAGATCTCTCAGCCCTACGTTTCTCCTGAGAAtggtaaaaaataaaatgatttcatcAGAAAACAAAGTGCTGAATATAATTTAATAAAATGCTGTTTATTAGACGATAATCTTCAAATGCAAAAAACTGCTGTAAAGATTAAGATTCAATATGATTATTGTACAGGACAAAGGATGAGTATATACGGGACATTAATGCTTCTCTCTAATTCTTCACCAAGCACATTGTGTAGCCAGTGGGATAAGCGTCTGTTCACAAATGGCGCTTCTGCAGAAGATTTTATATGGCATATTTGGTGCCCAAAATACACAGCATTTTACAGGATGACCCTAATCAATTAGATTTtttaaatctcatgcacacgctgcatTCTTTTTCCATGAGTACTCGGAGCCTTGCTGAGTTTTGCCAagatgcagcatgtcaattctttcaacaCTTTTGCAGAATGTTTTACCCATAAAAAACATGCTGactcgtagaagcgcaagcacagcgcgaaacggccgtcgtttgctCCTGCTCGCATGATCTCCTTTCctcactcccccggccatgaagtttttataTGAAGATTGAATAAACACTGCCAacttttagatcggtgagtgccttcttttttcttgcctGTACTATTACCCATAAAAATGGTCTTGCCACCACTCTAGTTTtaggcatgtgttgctgctgttaaacagccgcaagacatgtagccgcggggactcaaacatatttttcaagcacgctgaagaTACTCGGCTATCCGTCTAGAGTGTGCGGATAGCACCTAATCCAggcacgttcgttcatcactactCATCAACAAAGACTGGATCAATGGCAAAGAGGCATCGTTAGACCTGGGAAGGGCACGTTAAAGCTCTTTTTGTATTATTTTATACTTCTCTGCGCTCATGCAATAATAAAAGTTAAAACTAGACAACCCCTTCAATAGACGACCAGCGGGGCTATACGTGGCTTTGCCTTCTCCATGCATAGCCCATAGTAGCACATCATGCACTATGATGATGTACAGCTCAGGCGGTAGAACTTACAATTCTTTCTTTCAGTCCAATAATTTCCTCTTCTTCCTTCTTGCGTGCCTCAAAGTGCTGATCAATGAGAGACTGCAACTCAATCAAGTCCTTGTTCTGTCTCTTCTTCTGGATATCCTGTAGACAGAAAAAGTGAAATATTCCGTAAGACcgtcttatttaaaaaaaaaacacatggaataTAGATATAGCTATAAGATTGAAAGAATAGAAATGGCTACAAATTTGGCAAAAACTTTTTCCAGGGCATACAATTtgtgcacatttttttaaattggaGGACTGGCAATTCTTTGAGTTTTGGTCCCTATGGTGACTTCTGAAGAGCACTACTACTGTAATATAACCCCCTCTAAGGATTTTTCTGGTGGAGGAATAGTTTTGAAGTTGGATGTGCCACAATGAATCCTTACATGAGGTACCATAGGGCCCCATAGACGCTAGAAGTGTCGTATCACAGCTTCTTACAGCTTGGAGGTGTTGAGATGTCAGACGTCTGTGTGCACAAGGACTTCCAGACTGTTTTTGGGAAGTGACTATTCCATATCTTATACTTTTACTTAGCACTTTATCATTTTTCCATCTTTCGTTATGAGTATACTTACATCAAAGTCTACTTTCTCTCCTTCTGGGATTTTTGGTGCAGTGAGCCTGAAAATAAAGCATGTTGTGTTACTGGAGGTTGCTGACATTGAGC from Ranitomeya imitator isolate aRanImi1 chromosome 9, aRanImi1.pri, whole genome shotgun sequence encodes:
- the TNNT3 gene encoding troponin T, fast skeletal muscle isoform X3 yields the protein MAHLSFFPFVFYPSLLNETIEEPQEEEEPEVEEIAVQEEESYQVAEEEEEKPKPKLTAPKIPEGEKVDFDDIQKKRQNKDLIELQSLIDQHFEARKKEEEEIIGLKERIEKRRAERSEQQRIRTEKEKERQNRLAEEKARREEQDALRRAEDDMKKKKALSSMGASYSSYLAKADQKRGKKQTAREQKKKILADRRKPLNVDHMSEDKLREKAKEFWDWLYQLESEKFEMGEKLKKQKYEVTTLRNRIDQLQKHSKKAAGGKGKVGGRWK
- the TNNT3 gene encoding troponin T, fast skeletal muscle isoform X4, whose amino-acid sequence is MAHLSFFPFVFYPSLLNETIEEPQEEHGEEYDEEKPKPKLTAPKIPEGEKVDFDDIQKKRQNKDLIELQSLIDQHFEARKKEEEEIIGLKERIEKRRAERSEQQRIRTEKEKERQNRLAEEKARREEQDALRRAEDDMKKKKALSSMGASYSSYLAKADQKRGKKQTAREQKKKILADRRKPLNVDHMSEDKLREKAKEFWDWLYQLESEKFEMGEKLKKQKYEVTTLRNRIDQLQKHSKKAAGGKGKVGGRWK
- the TNNT3 gene encoding troponin T, fast skeletal muscle isoform X6 yields the protein MSDTEDVEQVEEEKPKPKLTAPKIPEGEKVDFDDIQKKRQNKDLIELQSLIDQHFEARKKEEEEIIGLKERIEKRRAERSEQQRIRTEKEKERQNRLAEEKARREEQDALRRAEDDMKKKKALSSMGASYSSYLAKADQKRGKKQTAREQKKKILADRRKPLNVDHMSEDKLREKAKEFWDWLYQLESEKFEMGEKLKKQKYEVTTLRNRIDQLQKHSKKAAGGKGKVGGRWK
- the TNNT3 gene encoding troponin T, fast skeletal muscle isoform X5; this encodes MAHLSFFPFVFYPSLLNETIEEPQEEEKPKPKLTAPKIPEGEKVDFDDIQKKRQNKDLIELQSLIDQHFEARKKEEEEIIGLKERIEKRRAERSEQQRIRTEKEKERQNRLAEEKARREEQDALRRAEDDMKKKKALSSMGASYSSYLAKADQKRGKKQTAREQKKKILADRRKPLNVDHMSEDKLREKAKEFWDWLYQLESEKFEMGEKLKKQKYEVTTLRNRIDQLQKHSKKAAGGKGKVGGRWK
- the TNNT3 gene encoding troponin T, fast skeletal muscle isoform X2, with the translated sequence MAHLSFFPFVFYPSLLNETIEEPQEEEEPEVEEIAVQEEESYQVAEEEEHGEEYDEEKPKPKLTAPKIPEGEKVDFDDIQKKRQNKDLIELQSLIDQHFEARKKEEEEIIGLKERIEKRRAERSEQQRIRTEKEKERQNRLAEEKARREEQDALRRAEDDMKKKKALSSMGASYSSYLAKADQKRGKKQTAREQKKKILADRRKPLNVDHMSEDKLREKAKEFWDWLYQLESEKFEMGEKLKKQKYEITTLHRRVEELSKFSKKAAGGKGKVGGRWK
- the TNNT3 gene encoding troponin T, fast skeletal muscle isoform X1 codes for the protein MAHLSFFPFVFYPSLLNETIEEPQEEEEPEVEEIAVQEEESYQVAEEEEHGEEYDEEKPKPKLTAPKIPEGEKVDFDDIQKKRQNKDLIELQSLIDQHFEARKKEEEEIIGLKERIEKRRAERSEQQRIRTEKEKERQNRLAEEKARREEQDALRRAEDDMKKKKALSSMGASYSSYLAKADQKRGKKQTAREQKKKILADRRKPLNVDHMSEDKLREKAKEFWDWLYQLESEKFEMGEKLKKQKYEVTTLRNRIDQLQKHSKKAAGGKGKVGGRWK